Below is a window of Juglans regia cultivar Chandler unplaced genomic scaffold, Walnut 2.0 Scaffold_753, whole genome shotgun sequence DNA.
CATACCTTCTAGGTCATCTTGTTGCAAGTGTCTCTTCACTTTACTTACTCTCAATGggttgtttggatggtgagaaagtgatggaTACTTAGAAGAAAAGGGGGTAGCCAAAACTTACAAGAGCAAAACACAAAGATAGCAAAAAGGGTTCTAGGGTTTTCGGctcttccctttttatagaCACTCAAGGGCTTTCTTGCAAGATGCAAGCTCATGCATGATTGTCAATTGGCGTATAGCCCTACTACCTTCTTCCTCTAGCTCATCATTAGCTCAAGTTGGAAACCCAAAAATATCTTCTAGCATGTGGCGTCCCCCTCCTCCCAACCAAACCTCACTTCCTCTTTCGCCCCTTGTTTTGTTGTCTTGTTCAATGTATCTTACGGCTAAAGGGCCTTTTTACTATTCTCAAATTTCCCTCCATCTCTTACAAGTGTACATGTGTGACAAGTGGCATGAGGAGTGAGTGTGCATTGCATGGGCTGCCAAAACCCTACACTTCCCTAGGAGATTTGTTTTTCACCACACTTTTGGACAAACAAGTCATTGGCCCTTTTTGGCACAAAGTGCCTTGCCCTAGTCGTCCACTTCAAGGGACTTCTTACACAAAGTATCCTTCTAACAACCCTAGGCGTGTAGCCTTCCTCCAAGCTTGATCTTGCTCATTTCCAAGAAAAATGTACCTACCTTCATGCATGGAAGACATTTGGGAAAACACAACTTTTTTTTGCTCCCCCATTGTTGCCGTCCATGGCCTTTGGCCTTTCTTAGTTCCACTTTCCcatattcaaaatcatttcCTTCTAGGTTCCTTTCCCCACGATGACACGTGTCAAAGGCTTCCTTCAACAAGCAAGgatcttcatgcatgcatgacacatggcaaaaagtgCTAGCTTTTCCTATGATAGGCGTGTAAGCCACACTTCCTAGCTCCTTCTCACCTTTCTTCCCTTATTTCCACAACAGTACTGCACAATTGTGACTCGTCgcttataaaaattcatgtaacttaaataaatctctagtgaacaaaaaaaaaatctcatattatacctgaagtacctattttaatttctcaatacttaaaattctcttaactttaaatatcatcactttctaatttcatcaatatccacttaaatgAATTCATACTGAAGAGagtaatcaaataaatattatgataaatgaATACCGGTGTTTTTAAAATACTACAGTACCCGTAACGTATTATAGATTAATAGAATACTATGGCTActtaaaatcccataaaataaggCCAACTTAAAAATGAGTTcaattgaaaactaaatagctcaaattaacaatataatcatttttttttatgtataatgaaAACCAAGCCCATTCATTAAAACACAACCAATTAAACCAAGCCTATTAAAACTAAATCCATTAAACTAAATCCACGTGACAATATATCTGAAAACGGAGTAACatgtaaaaacacttaaaaacaaGTTTGAGGTGTTTTACGGAAAAGTCAAAGACCAAAGGCCTGATGGTAGTTTCGTAGTTACCAGGAATATCATGACCATAAAGTTTAAGACTAcatgttaatattttcaaagagtgCAAAGTTTCTGCTTGTTTCTAGATAAAcataaaactcaacaaaaggaaaaaggaaatcAAAAGAGGAGGTGCGACGAGGCTTACCGTGAGGGAGAAGTGGTCATGGCAGAGCTAGGCGAGAGATGGCGTgcgatttagagagagagagagagaagcaatcagagagagagagagagaacgtgaTCTGAGGGAGAGGGCCTGGGAGGTGCTGgctggaagaagaaaaaggagggAAAGGAGATGGGGTGTGgtgctggaaaaaaaaatgaacacaTGGGGTAGGGTTTTCACCATTTGTTTACAAAACGACGCCATTTGAGGGGGATTTAGTGGGCTGGGTTGAAAGCTCACGGGTTGGGCTGGGGACCAAAATGGGCTgggctcaaaagaaaaataaaatacactcaaACAAGCCCAGTCCAAAAATAGAAGGGTCCAACAAAAGAGAAAggcacaataaaaaaaaaaaattaatagccgaataaaaacactacaacttaaaattaataaaataaaataattaaagtccagcaatcaaattattcattaaggcaaaaagcaaatttaaatgcaaacaataattaatttcaagaaagcacatcaaaataaatttcacaacttatgatgggaaccaagatgagcctaatcttaaagatcatttacaacttccagatggaccaaaaagatcaaggagacaatgcaatgattgatgcaatccacttgggacaagtttagcaagagcccaacattcaagatggggcttgaaggatgaagatggcatctagtatgaaaaatattctcactcttctgctctatatcatccatcttaatttttgtattgagtgcatgcctagtaacaagagaatcaccatactcttcattctcatacccattttcaacactaaactcaggacgcctcctatctctcctgccatgaagatttctaattaccacatcttgatgatccatcctatccctcacttcacccaacactaagttcaacttctcaaactgttgttgcatgacttgcaacacaaaggatgtgttatctaccatctccttttgtgatgagtcactcctatgagacatcataatgtgctgcacaaaaagaatgttagtgaaaaacctcacacactcccttacgtgtttacactcgaataatggcactccactcgtgtttcactcttaatggctttttcccgataatagtctcacactctcttgccttttacctcaatagttttcccgctcaagttctttaagaactagttgaactaaatcaagacaatacaaccttgtattattccaaccagtaataataaaacaaggaatgaataaaatgacacgagactcaaggaatttatacgagggaaatagtaattataatacaagataccaactagaaagatgtattaaGCTCCTAtgataaggtttaatcaacaaatttctttctttctctttgttgtaaccacgtagcaactttgaatatgctaccttctcttttcttcatcttctttcttttttttttttttctcaaattttcttttcttttcttttcctttcctttcttttcttttcttttcttttcctttcctttcttttcttttcttttcttttcttttcttttcctttcttttcttttctctaattcatccacaaacaacaatattcaattgtgaaaaccaaccaattgaattcaaacacacaagcatggacaatgaagtagaagagaatcaatggaacgacactccaagcaattgacagacttagagatataggaaaccctagaatattgaaaccctaggtgatgcaaatttcagccaaacccaaaatcctaagaatttcgacagcctactttttgtttctattttttttttttggcaagcctagaacaatgaagccctagaattaaatttgaggatgctagaattaaaagatagaatcagacctgattggaaaccttgctctgaataccaaatgatatgaacccgcgggaaaggaatcccttgaacccacaatcaatttgaaaactccccaaggaagccaaaatcaagtcaaggatggagaatctagactcgatgagaactcgtttcaagaacctagattatattaaaatctagacccgttgaagaacccgtctcaagaacccagattacaaaggaagaacgccacaaaggttgtgatttacctttgataagttcaaaagttcaattaagaacaagaggagataaaactcaactcacaacgaataaattcatcaaatttcataaacttcataaactgattaaaatgaggctacatagagtatttaaaggaaaacctaatgaaatcctagccaaaataaacccccatcttccaaaagtacccctggatgaacagtgccgcggctacagtgccgagctacagtaactcggctacagtaaccctaatcctagttcaataaaataataactttcccaacatgcccttgcataagcccccttaagtgcttcccataataaactcaattattctaaacaaataaaataagttctttaaatgaattaaataagttgaaacccttcaagagcccaagcctttaagtctggtcgttgccatcttccatagctgatcaaatgaattaaaactagatcttcatccttcaagccccatcttgaatgttgggctcttgctaaacttgtcccaagtggattgcatcaatcattgcattgtctccttgatcttcttggtccatctggaagttgtaaatgatctttaagactaggctcatcttggttcccatcattccccctctcctcaagaggattcgacctcgaatctccacctggatcaaagggaaaatggttagtaacattgaaaatagtagaaacatgatacttacctggaagatccattagacatgcattttcaataatttgttcaagaatttggaatagtccatccaaactactcctatcatcaattggtaaagactttaaatctgaaggaggaaatggattaagtatacaaacaatttcaattggtgaaaatttagtagtagcatgaacactccaattatatgtaaactcaatgattggcaaacaatactcccacaaatgttcatgaagcacatctaaagtcttctccaaaccaaaatgaccactccaatatgcacactcaatgaatggcaaatgatactcccgcaaacgttcatgcaacaagtctgaaatcttatattcaccagaatgaccactacaattatatgcaaactcaatgaaacacaaatgatactccctcaaacgttcatgcaacacgtcaatgtatgacaaatgatactcccacaaatgttcatgcaatacattaatgaatgacaaatgatacttcaacaaacgttcgtgcaacacgtctttgaatggcaaatgatattcccacaaacattcatacaacacaacaaacgttttccttacaccaaggttacccaacaaaccagcatgtccatcacagaCAAGCAAcatacgcataaaactagtaggcacacaaaatctattcattctaaacaagtaccaatcaagtttatagaacttactaaaagatgctttctcacatgttccatacacactagccaagtcatcatcattagcatgcaattccttatcatattcaagtctctataattttgcatccaaaatgaagacaaggacataccttcttgctaaagcatcaaccacaaaatttttcataccttgtgtgtatttgaatacatgaggaaaagtctcaatacaatcctcccgcttagcaagcattctagtcaacaacttatcttgtccctttaagtgtgtcaatgactcatgttttttccaagaaaggtcggttaggaattgtcgcatctggcacaaaatcaatgtagtgccctatctccctaatagatggcaatccactaaatacaccacttgaaaacacgacctcatatccctgcaacaaagagacaacaatactaggcaaacatacgtcaagttcgttaggattaagactcgccttagcataaaaactcacttttctctttgtttttctctcactttcttcacactctcttttctttccactctctttttctttttcactctctttttccctttttcactctctttttccctttcacactcttttttcttttcactctctttttttctgtcactctctttttcttcatctttttttgtactctcgacctcataattatttttcaactcattctctcttttacttgaggtcttagtctcaccctcttctttttctctctcatttttctctctttctccatttcggtctcactatttcttttcttctcaatctcacattcactcttgcttttcagctcaatctcactttcactttcactcttgcttttcagctcattctcactttcactcttccttgtttgctcaatctccttttcactttttcttttttgatcactctcacttttactctttctttttttatcactctcattttcactctttctgttttgagtaacctcacatttcagcttcaattgatccccatggacctgtgttggagttaaaggagcaagtttgattgtttttccatctttttcaaaactgtacatgttccttaacccatcatggatcaccttcctatcatactgccatggcttccccaacaaaatatgactagcatgcataggcactacatcacaaagcaccatatcctggtatttcccaattgaaaaagaaactagcacttgcttatttaccctaacctccccacaatcactcaaccagtgcaacatgtatggtctagggtgtttcaaggtacgtaaattcaatttctcaactaaagtagtgctagccaaattaatacaactcctcaaatcaatgatcatactacataccttgttgttgatgtggcatctagtatgaaaaatattctcactcttctgctctatatcatccatcttaatttttgtattgagtgcatgcctagtaacaagagaatcaccatactcttcattctcatacccattttcaacactaaactcgggacgcctcctatctctcctgccatgaagatttctaattaccacatcttgatgatccatcctatccctcacttcacccaatactaagttcaacttctcaaactgttgttgcatgacttgcaacacaaaggatgtgttatctaccatctcctttggtgatgagtcactcctatgagacatcataatgtgctgcacaaaaagaatgttagtgaaaaacctcacacactcccttacgtgtttacactcaaataatgacactccactcgtgtgtaactctgaattggctttttactcgataataatctcacactctcttgccttttacctcaagagttttcccactcaagttcattaagaactagttgaactaaatcaagacaatacaaccttgtattatcccaactagtaattagatccaggaaacaagaacaagagaaacatgaaggaataaaaatgacacgagaatcaatgaagttatacgaatgaaagactaacaataagacaatataccaacttgagtgatgtatgcagcagcccctttgatcataaggtttaatcaacaaatttctttctttctctttgttgtaactatgtagcaactttgaatatgctaccttctcttttcttcatccccttcttttttttttcgttttttttttttttcgaattttcttttcttttcttttcctttcctttcttttcttttcttttcttttcctttcttttcttttctctaattcatccacaaacagcaatagtcagttgtgaaaaccaaccaattgaattcaaacacacaagcatggacaatgaagtagaagagaatcaatggaacgacactccaagcaattgacagacttagagatataggaaaccctagaatattgaaaccctaggtgatgcaaatttcagccaaacccaaaatcctaagaatttcgacagcctactttttgtttctattttttttttttggcaagcctagaacaatgaagccctagaattaaatttgaggatgctagaattaaaagatagaatcagacctgattggaaaccttgctctgaataccaaatgatatgaacccgcgggaaaggaatcccttgaacccacaatcaatttgaaaactcctcaagaaagccaaaatcaagtcaaggatggagaatctagacccgatgagaactcgtttcaagaacctagattatattaaaatctagacccgttgaagaacccatctcaagaacccagattacaaaggaagaacgccacaaaggttgtgatttacctttgataagttcaaaagttcaattaagaacaagaggagataaaattcaactcacaatgaataaattcatcaaatttcataaacttcataaactgattaaaatgaggctacatagagtatttaaaggaaaacctaatgaaaccctagccaaaataaacccccatcttctaaaagtacccctggatgaatagtgccgcggctacagtgccgagctacagtaactcggctacagtaaccctaaccagTTCATCCAGTAAGACttggctcatcttggttcccatcaacttaaaaacataatataaatacaaCGAGAAATCCggtaaatttaaaacaagagaactaatatttaaaataatctttaactaaaaacaataaactaaatacAGGGTATTATATCCtctcccccttaaaaaaattttgtccttGAAATTTGCTTAGCTAACTGCTGCTACTTCCAATGGGTTAAtcacgcttctgctgcgcactctgtaTTGAGTTGAATTCGAGCCTACATTGCATTGTGTTGGTTCTTCCCACGTGCCGCGAAATCAGTCCTCTGAGGTAGGTTGGGGTTCACGCTTCCATCTGGTTGCTTTGGACAATCTCTGACGAGGTGGCTATGCTTCCCACATCGAAAACACCATCCAGCTCTCCTTCTGCAATCCCCAAAGTGTACTACGTTGCATGACTTGCAGGAGTTATTCCGTTGATTGTCCTGCACCTGACTCTGTCCTAGGTTGTTCACTAACTTCATCCTCTTCCATGGTCCTTGATTCTCGTTCGAGGGAAACCCCAATGGCGTCAGCCCCTTCCTCTGCTCTTGAAGTTCAACACTTCTCTTGAAGCTTCGCTCGACTATTGTGACCTTATCTACTAATTCTGAGAAGTTTTGGATCTGAAGGGCCACCACTCGCTCATAAATCTAGTTATTTAGTCCCTCCTTAAATTTTCGGGTCGTCTTCTCCTCATCGGGTATCAGATATAAGGCAAAGCATGATAGTTCAATATATCTGGCCGCATACTAGTGCACTGTCATAGTACCCTGTACTAAGTCGGCAAAGTCCTTGGCCCTAGCGTCCCGAATCGATCTTGGGAAGAAACTGTCAAAGCAAATCTGCTTGAAGTGGGGCCAGCTAACCACCCCCCTCCTACCTGCTTCCCTGATGGTTCTCTCTGATATCCACCATCGTTTAGCCTCACCAGTCAGCTGAAAGGTGGAGTACAATACTTTCTGTTTGTCAGTACAATTCAAGACACAGAGTACCTCCTCAATGTCCTGGATCCAATCCTCAGCTAAGGTGGGGTCGCCATGACCATCAAAAGTGGGAGGGTGCATCTAATTGAACTTCTCTATGGTGCATCCGTCCTCTTCATTGCCTACATTCAAGCCCCCAAGACTTCGAACACAACGTCAAGCAACCATCCTGGAAGACTCATCTTTGGTTAAACCTttcaaaggaagaaaataataaagtaataactGCGCGAAAAAATATAACTACCAATTAATCTATAAATCACAAATCGGTAATCTATTTCCTTAAGTCCGCAAAATTCTAAACcccatttcaaaattatttcctAAAGTCCATTTAATTTCAACACCTAATATATCAGAGTCTACGAAACTTCAAACCTGGCTTTTAATCAAGCTTATGTcaacttcaaaatctaaatCTTAGATCATATCTAAATCATGTCCTACATCCTACAGAATAAGCTTACCAGATCTAAAACctgaaatgttataaaaatcatttcttaaaatttgaaaaatctaatcctcaaatcccatcaaaatcaatcgtAAGGTTTTTAGAagctcaaacttaaatatccacatgatcatTCTTAAAGTCCTCAAGTTCCCACACTGAAATTTTTACAtcttatgaacccacagaaatctaaacctccaatgtttatagtatgcagaattcaaacctgtctctgataccaactgtaatgcccTAGTCTTttagggatcgaagagttacttcctataacttaaaaactcacaattcatcaatatatttatagactccaaaatataaaatcatcagaatactacaaaatcccttaataaaatccgtcacttcttagaaatcttctatgagtaatcaactatgcttaaataatcatctcaccgatgctccataatcttgattcttagctggactattcaaaatcatctgaaaaatatatggagataaagggtgagttatcaacaactcagtaagcatatgacatatactagtgtgtaaacatgagcattttcacagagttctgaatgcagaaataaaacatttcagtatcagtatgcaaatctcaaaaatatattatcaaaaaatcagagcgacttttcaaacatttcatatttagaaaccaacttttcgtattcaaagactcattgggcacaacatgactgaacattttcatcttatcataacatatcagaacagagaccatgtttaacccctatgGTAGGGTTGTTCATCCTGCGGAAAgtcaagcaaaacataaatcaccaagaatatcaaaggtcactattatcacccatgacagggctagaggtcactattatatcccttgacagggccaaaggtcactattatatcccatgacagggccacatatcaaagcaaaatagaatcagaatcacaATATCAGAACCAGAATCAGAGTTAGAATAGAATCataaagtcatgccaaaggtttttcagatgccacatcatatcaaagcaGAATACTGAAATTcggatcatttcacattttccaaaacggATTCAGAATATCTTCACTTCACgtgcaaaaattatcaattttcatattcgctcatatttttctgagttcaacaacaaaatgtcaaaaataagctcatgtctacaccagtcataacataaaatactttcttcttaaacagaatctcatgaataatgcagaacaaataactgaggtagttcaaatttcttttcataaccaaatatgtatattttccaaaaaaaatcaacctcagctcattttattttaatgcaaattgtagcataggaaccccgcttacctggacttcttagctttatTCAGAAATTCTCTACAACAGTAATGCACAATTGTCacttgtcacctataaaaattcatgtaacttaaataaatcgccagtgaacaaaaaaaaaaatctcatattacaccagaagtacctattttaattcctgaATACTTAAAATCTCTTAACTCTAGATGCCATCACTTTCTaatttcatcaatatccacttaaacgAATTCATACTGAAGAGagtaatgaataaatattatgataaatgaATACCGgtgtttttaaaatactaaagtacccATAACGTATTATAGATTAATAGAATAATATGGCTActtaaaatcccataaaataaggCCAACTTAAAAATGAGTTCAATTGAAAACTACGTTCAAAacttcaattaagaacaagaggagtaaaactcaactcacaatgaataaattcatcaaatttcataaacttctgaaaatgaggctacaaagagtatttaaaaacaaaacctaattaaaaccctagctaaactAAAGTCctttttacccaaaatgcccctggataaACAGTgacgcggctacagtaacctcttgaaaccctagttcaataaaataataactttcccaacatgtccTTGCATAgacccccttaagtccttcccgTA
It encodes the following:
- the LOC118346319 gene encoding uncharacterized protein LOC118346319 — its product is MHPPTFDGHGDPTLAEDWIQDIEEVLCVLNCTDKQKVLYSTFQLTGEAKRWWISERTIREAGRRGVVSWPHFKQICFDSFFPRSIRDARAKDFADLIQNFSELVDKVTIVERSFKRSVELQEQRKGLTPLGFPSNENQGPWKRMKLVNNLGQSQVQDNQRNNSCKSCNVVHFGDCRRRAGWCFRCGKHSHLVRDCPKQPDGSVNPNLPQRTDFAARGKNQHNAM